ACATCACCTGTCTCCTTGATTTTAACTTCAACCATACCGATAACAACCTCGTCAGGAACAAGATTCCCCTCATCCATATATTTCTGAGCCAACTTACCCAAATCAGTACCTTCGCTCAAATGCTTGCGAAACAAATCTCCAGTAGAAATATGCGTTAGGCTGTATTTAGATATGATTTTCTCTGATTGCGTACCCTTACCCGCTCCTGGAGGGCCAAATAAAACAATATTTAACATGATATATGATCTATTTATAAAAGAATTTATTCCGCTAATTGGTAAATATCCTTCAAGTTACGACCATAACCATCATAATCCAACCCATAGCCCAATACAAATTTATTTGGAATCTCAAATCCAACGTATTTCACATTGATTTCCTTTTTGTAAGCCTCTGGTTTCAATAAAGCCGACGCTACCTCAATAGAAGCAGGCCCCAACTCCTTGAACATTTCATACAACTTCACTATCGTATTGCCAGTATCCACAATATCCTCCACAAGAATCAAATGTCTGTTGAAAACATTTTCATTCAATCCTATATGCTCTTTCACACTACCCGTGCTGCTCATTTTCTCATAAGATGAGACTTTGATGAATGACACTTGCGGCAAAATATCCAACTCTCTCATCAAGTCTGCTGTGAACACAAACGAACCGTTTAATACAGAAATGAACAATGGATTTTTGTCTTGATAGTCTTTCGATATCATCTCGCCAAGCTCTTTCACTCGTTGAGCTATTTGCTCTTGGGAAATAAATACCTTAAAGTTCTTATCTAATACTTTCATGCTTTGATGATTAATTTCACCCTTTCTCAAAAGGAAGTGCAAATATAACGGATAACATTGAAGTTATAAAACATTAATAAACTCTTTATCTTGAAATATCCCCCTCAAAGCTCCTTCATGAGGACTTTATATATATCTATCATTGACTGAATGTCCGATTTTGCCACTTTCTCTTCAGGGCTATGGACATTTACTTCAGGGGCTCCTATAAAGCACCAATCAATAGGCAAATGAGACTTCTGCAATTCACTCCCATCACTGCCTCCCGATGACTCT
The Aureibacter tunicatorum DNA segment above includes these coding regions:
- the hpt gene encoding hypoxanthine phosphoribosyltransferase, whose product is MKVLDKNFKVFISQEQIAQRVKELGEMISKDYQDKNPLFISVLNGSFVFTADLMRELDILPQVSFIKVSSYEKMSSTGSVKEHIGLNENVFNRHLILVEDIVDTGNTIVKLYEMFKELGPASIEVASALLKPEAYKKEINVKYVGFEIPNKFVLGYGLDYDGYGRNLKDIYQLAE